A genomic region of Ammospiza nelsoni isolate bAmmNel1 chromosome 3, bAmmNel1.pri, whole genome shotgun sequence contains the following coding sequences:
- the VIP gene encoding VIP peptides, translated as MEHRGASPLLLALALLSALCWRARALPPRGAAFPPVPRLGNRMPFDGASEPDHARGSLKSESDILQNTLPENEKFYFDLSRIIDRNARHADGIFTSVYSHLLAKLAVKRYLHSLIRKRVSSQDSPVKRHSDAVFTDNYSRFRKQMAVKKYLNSVLTGKRSQEELNPAKLRDEAELLEPSFSENYDSVDELLSHLPLDL; from the exons ATGGAGCACCGCGGCGCCTCCCCGCTCCTCCTCGCCCTCGCCCTCCTCAGCGCCCTCTGCTGGCGGGCGCGGGCGCTGCCCCCGCGGGGCGCCGCCTTCCCTCCCGTCCCGCG ATTGGGAAACAGAATGCCATTTGATGGAGCCAGTGAACCTGACCATGCCCGTGGGTCATTAAAGTCAGAATCAGATATTTTGCAGAACACACTAcctgaaaatgagaaattctATTTTGATCTGTCCAGAATTATTGATAG AAATGCAAGGCATGCTGATGGAATTTTCACCAGTGTCTACAGCCATCTTTTGGCTAAACTTGCTGTGAAGAGATATCTGCATTCGCTTATTAGAAAACGAGTTAG CTCCCAGGACAGTCCTGTCAAACGCCACTCCGATGCTGTCTTCACCGACAACTACAGCCGCTTTCGAAAGCAGATGGCTGTGAAGAAGTACTTAAACTCTGTTTTAACTGGAAAAAGAAG CCAGGAAGAGCTAAATCCTGCTAAACTTCGAGATGAAGCAGAACTTCTTGAACCATCCTTTTCAGAAAACTACGATTCTGTAGATGAGCTGCTGAGCCACCTCCCACTG GACCTCTGA